In Spirochaetota bacterium, the sequence CGCGGCGTACCCAAGATCGAGGTCGAGTTCGACATCGACGCCAACGGTATCGTCCACGTGTCCGCCAAGGACCTGGGGACCGGGAAGGAGCAGCGGATACGCATCGAGTCCTCCGGCGGCCTCAGCGACGCGGAGATTAAGAACATGGTTAAGGAAGCCGAATCCCACTCCGAGGAAGACCGTAAGGTCAAGGACCTCATCGACGCCCGGAACGAAGCGGATTCCGCTGTCTACGCGGCTGAGAAAATGCTGAAGGAAAACGGCGACAAGATCCAGCCGGACGAGCGCAGTAAGATTGAAGGCGAGATCGCCTCGGTCAAGAGAGCCATGGAGGGAGATGACGTTTCAGCGATACGGTCGGCAAAGGCCGGCCTTGAGCAGGCCGCGGCGGGGTTTGGCAGCAGGCTCTACCAGAATGCCGGCGGCCCGCAGCCCGGGGCACAGGAGCCTTATGGCGGCAGCCAGGAAGCGCGGCCTGACCATGGACCGGCGGACCGGCAGCAACACGGCAACGGCGAAAAAGTCTACGACGCTGAATACGAGGTCGTGGACGACGAACGGAAAGCCGGATAACATATAGGAGACCTTTGGTAGAAGCGGGTCCTTTGAAGGCGGGATCGCATGACCCCGCCTTCATGGGGGCCCGTTTTTTTTGGGGATATCCCAATTGAACATAATCGCTTTTTTGTTTGACTTAATATTTCATTGTGCTATGATGGAGCATTTGCGAGATAAGGCCATGATATCCATAGGGGGGCCGAGTGCTCATAGTTTTTCTTTTAACGATTCTGTGCTTATCCATTGCTTTACATCTGTATTACTTGATCAGGTATGTGAGGATCCGTACCGAGTCTTTGCTGCGCAAATACATCAATACCGCGGTCGTCAACCTGGTCACCGCCGGTATCTGCATCATCATTGCCATATTCTATCCTGAGCAGATCCGGAAAATCAGGGGGCCCCTCCTCATGTGGCTCATCTCCGGCGTCCTGATGATCCTGGCCTTCCTGCTGCAGGTTTCGATCTTAATCCGGATCTACAACAGGGCCAAGCTGCCTGAACACTACCATTATAATTTCTTCGGGAAAAAAGTGCTGCACTCGTCGGTGGCCAGGCCGATGGAGGTGGCCCTCTTCTTCGCTTCCATTCCGATGTTTCTCGCCGCCGGCGCCTATTTCGTGGCGCGGTTCATCAGGTTTTTCATCTAGCGGTTTCCTGAAAAAATCCATCAGCGAAAGAATCATCGGCATCAAAAAAATATTGATCGCCCGGGATCGTCATTATAGTGTGCCGCCATGTATGGCGATGAAACCTATGATGATGCGTCGATAGTCCGCGAGTTCCGTGAGACCTATGGCCCGGGGAAGGGGCGAAAAGTGGCGGCGAAGCCCGATGGGGCCATGATCAGGAAATTCCGCTCCGTCATTTACGGCTATTACCGGAAGCACCGTCGCGATTTTCCCTGGCGCCGCACCGATGATCCGTACCATATCCTGGTCTCCGAGATCATGCTCCAACAGACGCAGGTGGCGCGCGTGTCTGAGAAGTTCGTGGAGTTCGTCGGGTCATTCCCCACGGTGGAGGCCCTGGCCGCGGCGCCCCTCGCACGGGTCCTGGCGGCGTGGCAGGGGATGGGCTACAACCGCAGGGCCCGGTATCTCCACGAGCTGGCGTCGGCGATGGTGTCCGGGCACGGCGGTGCCGTTCCGGACGATCCTGCGGCCCTGGCGAAGCTTCCCGGCATCGGCAGGGCCACGGCGGCCTCCATCTGCGCCTTTGCCTTCAACAGGCCGACGGTCTTCATAGAAACGAATATCCGCGCCGTGTTCATTCATTTTTTCTTTCACGGAAAGAGGAAGGTGAGCGACGGCGATATCCTTCCCCTGGCTGAAGCGGCCCTGGACCGGAAGGATCCCCATCACTGGTATTCGGCCCTGATGGATTACGGCGCCATGCTCAAGCGACGGCATCCCAACCCGTCCCGGAAGAGCGCCCACCATCAGAGGCAGAAACCCTTCGAGGGATCCCGGCGCCAGCTCCGGGGAATGGTGCTCCGCGCTCTCCTGGAGCATCCCGGGATCACGGCCGGAAGGCTGTCGGCCATCATGGGGCGCCCGGAAGATGAAGTGGCGGACGTCGTGGACGGCCTTGTCAAGGAAAAGCTCGTTTCAGTGAAGGGAAGGGCGCTCTACCTGTAGCTGCAGGTGATGCCGACGGCGGGTTTCTGGTGTCGCGGGGCGGGCGGATCACTTCCCTTCGTCGAGGGTCACCCGCGTGCCGGACCAGCTTCCGCCGTCGGAATCGGAATCATTCATGCCCCAGGCGCCGTCGATGGAGTTCCCGTCGTCGGAAAGGATGAAGTAGCCTTTGCCATGCTCGCCGTTGGGCTGGGACCAGGTGAAGTCCAGCCTGTTCCCGGTCACGGCGCCGTCGATGATCCCCTTGAACTGCCCGGTATAATGGCCCATCACCTGCGATCCTTTCTGGGTCATCCTCATGGGGCCCCAGTTGGTGTTCCAGGCGCCGGTGAAGTTCAGGGTTTTTGACTGGCCCGCAGCGGCGCCAATGACGAGGGCCCAGGCGCAGAGAAGGGCGACGATTTTTTTCATAGCATCCACTCCTTGATGAATATGCGACGGCCCGAAGCGATAGAGCTGCGCGACCGTTCTTTACTTAAACGTCACGACCATCACTTCGTTGAAACCCTCGGATTTTTCCGGGAGCTCGATCCTGCTATTGAGCTTGTAGATGACCTCCTGCGGCACTGCAAGGGCGGACTTGCTGTTGCGATCCAGGCACTGTTCCAGGGTCCTGTTAAGAAATACGGCGCCGATGGTTTTTTTGGTCTGTCGCGCCAGGTCCAGGATGGCCTGGCGGGACCGCCTGGTGATAAAGGTATTGATGAGGAGGATCTTCTTTTTCTGGTGGGCCAGGTGCTCTACGATCTTCCGCTCAATATGCTTGACCAGGGCGTCGTTTTCCTCGGAAAACCGGTCGGGGGTCCACTGCTCCCCGAAATTGGTCATTTCATAGACGTTTCTGCGGATCTCGGAGCGGCTTATGCGGCTCCGGCCCATGCCCTGGAAATACTTTTGCGCGAACTCCATCTTTCCCGAACCGTAGAGGCCGCATAACAAAACTATATCGAGATTTTCCATTTTAGAAATATCCATGGCTGACTCCTTTTTTATAGTATAGGATAAGGAGTTGCCGTTGTCAATAAAAAACAGGGGGAGCCACAATGATTGCTCATTATGGATTTCAAAACCGGCGGGAATAACAGCCTCTGCTCAATGGCGGAACATGGCAGTTTATGATTGACTAATTTTTCGGGCCCCCTATCATTCAGCTTCAATAAAGGCTCAATCCGGCGCAGGGTCGCCGGCACCGTGTTTTACATTATGAACAGAAATGCACCACGCTATTTTATCGTCGCGGCACTGCTGATGGGCGCCGCGCTTATGCTCGGCGGCGCCTGTCGGCCCGGGCCGGATCGCTCCGACCCGGATACCGTCCGCCCGGGGCAGCGGCTTTCGGTCGAGGGGCCATGGAGGATCAGCCTCGGCGACACCATGGCCTTTGCGGCCCCTGAATACAACGATTCTTCATGGGACACGGTGCGCCTGCCGGGAAGCATGATGCGCTACGCCCTGGATAGGACCGGTTCCATTGAAGGGACCCTCTGGCTCAGGAAGACCATCGCCATAGACGCGAAGACCCCCCGGGATGACATGGGCCTGGTCCTCGGCAGGATCGGCAACGCCGACGAGGCCTATTTCAACGGGGAAAAGATCGGCTCCACGGGGAGGTTCCCGCCCCGGGAGCTTTCGATGTGGAACCACCCTCGCTTTTATACGGTGCCGAAATCCGCCATCCGCTTCGGCGCGGCCAATGTCATCGCGGTGAGGATCCGCTATTATCTGTTCAGCGAGGTCCTGGGCCTCCTGGCCCTCGACGGCATGGAAGAGTTCCAGGCCGGGCGGAATTACGGGAATTTTTTCCTGGTCACCATGAATTACATCATCATCGCCGCGGGTGTGCCCATATTCCTGGTCTTCTTTTTCTTTTTTATCAGGCGGCGGTCGTCGGAGGAATACCTCTACTACTGCCTCCAACTCCTGTGCGGCCTCGTCGTTATCCTGGAGCTGTGCAATTACTGGAACACCTACGGAACCGTGCTGCTGCGCTTTAAGATGCTCGGCATCGGGTGGGCGGCCCTCAACGTGGTGCATCCGATCTTCCTGCACCGCATTTACGATATGCGAAGGAAGAAAATAGAAAGGGCGCTCTGGCTCTACCTGGCCGTCGTGCTGGCCATGGCGGCCCTGTTTACGGACGCCGGCACCCTGCGAAGCAACGGCATCCTCATGATCTCCGTGACCGTCGGCATCGGTTTTTACAATTTTTCGTGCCATGTCTCCGCGCTTTACAAGAAGAGCCCCTACGCGAAGCTCTTCGGTTTTTTCGGGAGCGCCGTGGTCATCACCGCCATTCATGACGGGTTCATTTACCTCTTCAAGTTCACCGGCTATGAGGCTCACTGCGGCTTCCTCTTCCAGTACATGCTCTTCCCCTACGGAGCGGCGCTGCTGTACACCGGCACGACCCTGGTGCTGGTGTCGCGGCAGATAGGCCTGATGGATGAAATAGAGGACCTGAACACAAGCCTGGAGAGCTTTCTCATCGAGAAGGCCCTGCTCAATGACCGGCTGTCGCAAACGGAGGCCCAGAAGAAAACGCCCTCCCTGAGCATCACGTCGCGGACCGAGGAGAAGATAAAGAAGGTGAAGGAGTACATCGAGGATAATTACACCTCGGACCTGTCGCGGGAGGGCCTGGCCGCGTCGGTGGAGGTCCATCCGGACAACCTGGGCAAGCTCTTCAAGACTTACACGAACCAGAAGCTGGGCGATTACATTTATGAGCTGCGCGTCAGGGATGCCGCGAAAAAGCTCGTTGAAACCGATGATAATATCATCGACATCGCCTTTTCGGTCGGCTTTGAGAGCCTGCGCACCTTCAACAGGATATTCCCCAAGTTCATGGGCGCCACGCCCGAGAAATACCGCAGGCAGCACAGGCAGTGACCGGCCCTCATCCGTGTTTCTTCTTCATCTCGATGATCCTGTCACGCACCTCGCCGGTGGGCCGGCCCATGTAGATCCAGCTCAGGGTCAGGCAGTTGAAGACGTACAGGACGCCGATGGAGGTAGGTTTGCTCGAAGGGATGTCCGGTGAATTGGCAATGGCGATCTGCAGCCCCGCCATGATCTGCTTGTTGGCAATGAGCTTCGTCGGTTCAACGCCGAAGGAGACGCTATCAACGTATTTCCACGGTATCGTAAAGAGGGTGTAGCGGAAACCGGTGCCGAAGGAGATCCCGTCTGTGGAGACACGGAACATCACCGGCGGTTTCGCAAGGTAGAGGAGCATCTGCGCCACAATGGCGCCGCCGCAGCCGACGGCAAATAGCAAAAAGGCGTAGAAGATCAGCTTCTTTTCCGGGTCAATGGAGAAATAGGGAAAGATGACATGGAACAATCCCAGGTCAAGGCCGACCACCAGGAAAAGCAAGCCTATGAGGAACAGGAGGAAGAGGGGTATGCGCGAGAGGGGAACATCATACTGCTCTGACGTGTTTGCTTCCATGGGACACTCCTTGCTTGGATATCAGGTTCATCGAGCGGGGAAGCCCGCGGCGCCGCATCATTCGATTATGTCATAGACCAGATCGAAATTGATTAGACAGGCCAGTACGGCCTTGAAGGGCATTCCGCTGGTGACCTTGATCATATGATCGTTTGTTACGTCCCGGTATTGCCAGGATCCGTCCTTGACGTCGATGGAACCTGAATATTCCATCGTATCAACATGATACATTCGTATTTCCATATGGGCCATCCCCCGTCTGAGTTCATGCCGGGCCGCAGCGTCGCCCCTGTATCTGCCGGGAGCGGGATCAAGGGGAGTCCGGTCCGGCCCCATGGTTTCCCGGGAGGGAACCCGGAAACCGCTCATCCATTTTCAAACAGAGCCGTAGTGCGTCAATTAAAATATAGGCCTGTTATGCCCCATAATTCATCAGAGAGATCCATTTTTTTGTATACAAATCAGGGATTTGTAATTAATGGTATTTTACTTGACGCTACCAGTTTATAGTAATAATTTACTTTATCATTAGTTTCTGAGCCAGAGAGTCATAATCCAATAAAAAGGCCTTCCGGGCCATCCAGTGATAAAAATCTGCCGGGGACTAATTATTTTATTGCCGGAAGTCGAAATTATAATAACCGCAAAATATATTATGCAAGGTTCTTGGAATGAATAAGTGGGCAATTACTGGCGGTACGATAGTTACTCCTGATAAGACCATTAAAAAAGGCTCCATTGTCATCAACAACGGCAAGTTTGCCTCGGTTTCAACCGGCGGCAGCGCATCCATAACCCTGGACGCCTCCAAATGCGTCATCGTTCCGGGACTCATCAATGCCCACGACCACCTGCTGGGGACCTACTATCCTAAAATCGGCAACGGACCCTATATCAACTGGCTCCCCTGGGACAACGACCTTAAAAGCTCCCCGGTCTACGAGGAGCGGTGCCAGATCGAGAATCGCGACCTCTATCTCCTCGGCGCGTACCGGAACCTTGTTTCCGGCGTGACCCTGGTGTCCGACCACATGCCCCATTTCGTGGGAGACCAGTTCTACGACCTGCTGCCCACGCGGGCCGTCAAGAAATTCGCCCTTTCCCACTCGGTGGCTTCCTTCGCCCTCGCGTGGGGCGAAGGCATCGGCATCGAATACAAGAAGGCGGAAAAGGAGAATATTCCCTATGTGACGCACATCGCCGAGGGTTTTGACGATGAAACGAAGCAGGACCTGTCGGTCATCAACCGCCTGGGCGGCCTCGGGGAGCACTCGGTGTTCATCCACTGCATCGCCTTTTCCGACGCTGACCTTGACCTGGTCAAGGAGCGGGGCGCCTCCTGCGTCTGGTGCGGCGACTCCAACATGTTCATGTACAACAAGACAATGGACGCGAGGAAGTTCCTCAAGAAGGGGATCAACCTCTGCATCGGCACCGACTCCTCCGCCACGGGGGGCGAGACACTGCTCTATGAAATGAAATACGACAAGATGATATATCAGCGCTTTTATGACGAGGAGCTGCCCGACGAGACCATCCTCAAGATGGTCACGGTCAACCCCGCCAGGGCCTTCCACCGGAAGGACCTGGGGCGCATCGAGGAGGGCTATACCGCGGACCTGTGCCTCTTCAGGGACCGGGGGGGCTCGCCGGCCGGATCGGTGGTCCATAGCCACCTGCGCGACGTCATGCTGGTCGTTATCGACGGCACGCCCGTGTACGGCGACGCCGATCACGCCGGTGTCTTCGACAGCCTGGGAGTCAAATACCAGAGGGTCGTGCTGGACGGCGTTGATAAAATCATCACCGGCGATCCCGTCGGGCTGCTGCGGAGAATAAGCAGGGCCGTGGGATTCAGAAAGGAATTTCCGTTCCTGCCGATCGAATTTGATCTATAGTACGTTTACGGGGGTCTCGCATGTCTAACGGCGCCGGAGGGCCATCGGGAATCATAACACGGGCTTACAAGTCTGGCTCGATCATATATTTCGAGGGAGACAAGAGCGAATATATCTACATACTGAAGTCCGGCAAGGTGTTCCTCACGACGATCAAGCTTGATACCGGCGAGGAATACAAGGAGGAGGTCCGCCAGGGAGAGTTCTTCGGCGTCAAATCGGCGCTGGGCAAGTATCCCCGGGAGGACACGGCCCAGACCATGGGGAACACCACGGTGCTGGTCCTGACGCCGGCCGATTTCGAGCGCCTCGTCCTGAAAAACGCCAGCGTGGTGAAAAAGATGCTCAGGGTGTTCAGCAACCAGCTCCGGCGCATCGTCAAGATGGAGCGTTCTGTCCTGGGCGAGACCGAGATGGTTAACCCCGACGCGGAGCTCTTCAAGATAGGCGAATATTATTACAAGGCCGGCAGCGTCAAGCACGCCCAGTACGCGTACAAGCGGTACATGGAATACTATCCCGACGGAGAAAAGGCGGCCCTGGCCATGAAGCGGATCAGGGGCATCGACGCCGGCGAGCCGGCGCCGGCCGATATCGGCGGCCATGACATGGGACCGGCGCCCGCTGCTCCGAAACCGCCGCCGGCGGCCGGCGGCGCGGATGATTTCTCCTTCGACGAGCCTGACAAGTCGAAGGACATGGTCGATTTCGACGACGCGGGCCACGACGAGGAAGCGCCGGCGAAGGGATCACCGGGGGGCGGCACGGCGCTTTCCGACGAAATGGACGATTTTTTCTCGGATACCAAGTCGGCGGGCCTTGACGATCTCGGCCTTGATGATGCGGCGTCGAGCAATTCGCCCCGCGACCTGAACGATGCCGCGGACGCCTCCTTTGGAAAGGGAAACTTCACAACGGCCCTGGATCTGTACCAGAAAATCATCAGCCTGAACAGAACGGCAAGCCCCGATGAGAAGAAAATTTTCGAAAAGGCCCATTTCGATGCCGGTCGATGCTACATGGAAATGGGGAAGCCGAAGGAGGCGCTGGACCTCATGTCGAAGATACTGCGGAATTTCACCGGGTCGCCGTACCTGAAGCCGGCCATATTCCACATCGGCATGATCTTCGAATCGGTGAACCAGAAGGATAAGGCGATAGCCTATTACAACAAGGTGCTGAACATGTCGCCGAAGGACAAGCTCAACAGCGACGCGCTGACCAAGATAAAGGAATTGCAGGGGAAGTAGCGATATGGCGATGGCTCTGGACGAACGATTTTTCGAGAAATTCGGCGTCGAGTACGCTCCGAACGAGATCATATTCTGCGAATGGGAGCCTGGCAACGAGTTCTATTTCATCCAGTCCGGCAATGTCCGCATCGTGAAGTTCATCCAGAACCGGGAAAAGAACCTGAGCGTGCTCACCGACGGCGATGTCTTCGGCGAGATGGCGATCCTCGAGGAGCAGCCCCGGTCCGCGACGGCGATCGCCATAGACCATGTGAAGCTCCTCAAGTTCCACCGCGACAATTTCGACACCCTGATGGCGGGGAACCCCCAGCTGGCGTTCAAGCTCCTCGTGATTTTCTCCAAGAGGATCTACGACGCGAAGCGGCGACTCATGATCCTGCTGCTGGAGGAGCCGCAGCTCAAGATCATGGACGTTCTGGTGATGCTCGCCGAGCAGGACCCGCACCTGGACCTGCAGAACGAGATCACCCTGCAGGTGACGGCGCAGGACGTGGCGCGGTGGGCCGGCCTTACCGAGGACGACGCGCAAAAAGAATTGACACATTTAAGCCGCACTGACAAGATTGAATTGTTCGGTGACAAGATCGTTGTTCGGAAGATCAGGGAATTCCAGCGGCTTGTTGCTTCGCGACGCAAGAGCATGTACCAGTAAAGCCCCAACGTTTCGTTACCGATCCATACGAGTTTATGCCAAACTAGCACATCAACAGTGCTCCCGTAGCTCAGGAGGATAGAGCAGTGGTTTCCTAAACCATGTGCCGGAGGTTCGAGTCCTCCCGGGAGCGCACAATATACACGAGCGGTCGACACCGCCGTTTTTTTTCTGTGAGAGACACATGGATGACAAGTTGAACAGCATAGCCGGACGGTTCCGCGAGCTGGAGCTGGAGATGAGCAAGCCCGAGGTCATTGCGGACCAGGGCAGGTTCAAGGCCCTGACGCGCGAGCGCTCCCAGCTGGCCCCGATCGTCAACGCCTACGAGGATTACAAGAAGTTCAAGCAGGAACTCGCCGAATCGGAATCACTACTGTCCCAGGAGAAGGACCCCGATATGAAGGATATGCTTCAGGCGGAGGTCGCCGACCTGAAGGGGAAGATCGAGGAGCTGGACCAGAAGCTCCTGGTCATGCTCCTGCCGAAGGATCCCA encodes:
- a CDS encoding cyclic nucleotide-binding domain-containing protein: MSNGAGGPSGIITRAYKSGSIIYFEGDKSEYIYILKSGKVFLTTIKLDTGEEYKEEVRQGEFFGVKSALGKYPREDTAQTMGNTTVLVLTPADFERLVLKNASVVKKMLRVFSNQLRRIVKMERSVLGETEMVNPDAELFKIGEYYYKAGSVKHAQYAYKRYMEYYPDGEKAALAMKRIRGIDAGEPAPADIGGHDMGPAPAAPKPPPAAGGADDFSFDEPDKSKDMVDFDDAGHDEEAPAKGSPGGGTALSDEMDDFFSDTKSAGLDDLGLDDAASSNSPRDLNDAADASFGKGNFTTALDLYQKIISLNRTASPDEKKIFEKAHFDAGRCYMEMGKPKEALDLMSKILRNFTGSPYLKPAIFHIGMIFESVNQKDKAIAYYNKVLNMSPKDKLNSDALTKIKELQGK
- a CDS encoding AAA family ATPase, giving the protein MDISKMENLDIVLLCGLYGSGKMEFAQKYFQGMGRSRISRSEIRRNVYEMTNFGEQWTPDRFSEENDALVKHIERKIVEHLAHQKKKILLINTFITRRSRQAILDLARQTKKTIGAVFLNRTLEQCLDRNSKSALAVPQEVIYKLNSRIELPEKSEGFNEVMVVTFK
- a CDS encoding Crp/Fnr family transcriptional regulator — protein: MAMALDERFFEKFGVEYAPNEIIFCEWEPGNEFYFIQSGNVRIVKFIQNREKNLSVLTDGDVFGEMAILEEQPRSATAIAIDHVKLLKFHRDNFDTLMAGNPQLAFKLLVIFSKRIYDAKRRLMILLLEEPQLKIMDVLVMLAEQDPHLDLQNEITLQVTAQDVARWAGLTEDDAQKELTHLSRTDKIELFGDKIVVRKIREFQRLVASRRKSMYQ
- a CDS encoding A/G-specific adenine glycosylase; translated protein: MIRKFRSVIYGYYRKHRRDFPWRRTDDPYHILVSEIMLQQTQVARVSEKFVEFVGSFPTVEALAAAPLARVLAAWQGMGYNRRARYLHELASAMVSGHGGAVPDDPAALAKLPGIGRATAASICAFAFNRPTVFIETNIRAVFIHFFFHGKRKVSDGDILPLAEAALDRKDPHHWYSALMDYGAMLKRRHPNPSRKSAHHQRQKPFEGSRRQLRGMVLRALLEHPGITAGRLSAIMGRPEDEVADVVDGLVKEKLVSVKGRALYL
- a CDS encoding amidohydrolase family protein; its protein translation is MNKWAITGGTIVTPDKTIKKGSIVINNGKFASVSTGGSASITLDASKCVIVPGLINAHDHLLGTYYPKIGNGPYINWLPWDNDLKSSPVYEERCQIENRDLYLLGAYRNLVSGVTLVSDHMPHFVGDQFYDLLPTRAVKKFALSHSVASFALAWGEGIGIEYKKAEKENIPYVTHIAEGFDDETKQDLSVINRLGGLGEHSVFIHCIAFSDADLDLVKERGASCVWCGDSNMFMYNKTMDARKFLKKGINLCIGTDSSATGGETLLYEMKYDKMIYQRFYDEELPDETILKMVTVNPARAFHRKDLGRIEEGYTADLCLFRDRGGSPAGSVVHSHLRDVMLVVIDGTPVYGDADHAGVFDSLGVKYQRVVLDGVDKIITGDPVGLLRRISRAVGFRKEFPFLPIEFDL
- a CDS encoding helix-turn-helix transcriptional regulator, with the translated sequence MNRNAPRYFIVAALLMGAALMLGGACRPGPDRSDPDTVRPGQRLSVEGPWRISLGDTMAFAAPEYNDSSWDTVRLPGSMMRYALDRTGSIEGTLWLRKTIAIDAKTPRDDMGLVLGRIGNADEAYFNGEKIGSTGRFPPRELSMWNHPRFYTVPKSAIRFGAANVIAVRIRYYLFSEVLGLLALDGMEEFQAGRNYGNFFLVTMNYIIIAAGVPIFLVFFFFFIRRRSSEEYLYYCLQLLCGLVVILELCNYWNTYGTVLLRFKMLGIGWAALNVVHPIFLHRIYDMRRKKIERALWLYLAVVLAMAALFTDAGTLRSNGILMISVTVGIGFYNFSCHVSALYKKSPYAKLFGFFGSAVVITAIHDGFIYLFKFTGYEAHCGFLFQYMLFPYGAALLYTGTTLVLVSRQIGLMDEIEDLNTSLESFLIEKALLNDRLSQTEAQKKTPSLSITSRTEEKIKKVKEYIEDNYTSDLSREGLAASVEVHPDNLGKLFKTYTNQKLGDYIYELRVRDAAKKLVETDDNIIDIAFSVGFESLRTFNRIFPKFMGATPEKYRRQHRQ